In a single window of the Spodoptera frugiperda isolate SF20-4 chromosome 19, AGI-APGP_CSIRO_Sfru_2.0, whole genome shotgun sequence genome:
- the LOC118281176 gene encoding phosphatidylserine decarboxylase proenzyme, mitochondrial, giving the protein MFPPTRIRSCLPVINPMFRQKLRPHRPFRQTATVHGSQTKTVQRNKWMSFRSIITRWVPLGSAIYVGWCYIRASINYEVSKVEILFYEMFPFRITSRIWGKLAACELPTSLRSFVYGTYIKMFNVNLNEAEYTDLKYYKSLSEFFTRPLKEGARYISPSHCVSPCDGVVLNCGPADTDKIEQVKGVTYSLEEFLGENKWNKRKDDNYYSSLLNNKDNVLHQCIIYLAPGDYHRFHSPCDWTATFRRHFSGKLLSVNPWLARLIPGLFTINERAVYVGEWKHGFFSMTAVGATNVGSIEIYNDPELRTNTKGKRNRINEVDLRVDLKKGELFGQFNMGSTIILLFEAPKDFKFDMASGDKVLVGQALSAAAKEQAR; this is encoded by the coding sequence ATGTTTCCGCCGACTCGAATAAGAAGTTGTCTTCCAGTTATTAATCCAATGTTTAGACAAAAACTACGGCCTCATAGGCCGTTTCGTCAGACTGCTACGGTGCATGGTAGTCAAACAAAGACAGTACAGCGGAATAAATGGATGAGTTTCCGATCTATTATTACAAGATGGGTTCCTTTAGGAAGTGCTATTTACGTCGGATGGTGTTATATACGTGCGAGTATCAACTACGAAGTGTCGAAAGTCgagattttattttacgaaatgttTCCCTTCCGTATTACGAGTAGAATTTGGGGTAAACTAGCTGCTTGTGAGCTCCCGACTTCTTTACGAAGCTTTGTTTACGGTAcgtacattaaaatgtttaatgtgaACTTGAATGAAGCGGAATATACTGATCTGAAGTATTATAAAAGTTTATCTGAGTTTTTTACGAGGCCTCTGAAAGAAGGCGCGAGGTACATATCTCCTAGCCATTGTGTGTCGCCCTGCGATGGTGTAGTTTTAAACTGTGGGCCAGCAGACACAGATAAAATAGAGCAAGTCAAAGGAGTCACATACAGCCTGGAAGAATTCCTTGGTGaaaataaatggaataaaaGAAAAGATGATAATTACTACAGCTCTTTATTGAATAACAAGGACAATGTGCTGCACCAGTGCATCATTTATCTGGCTCCCGGAGACTATCATCGGTTTCACTCTCCGTGCGACTGGACAGCTACGTTCCGAAGGCATTTCTCTGGTAAACTGCTATCTGTGAACCCATGGTTAGCGAGATTAATACCTGGATTATTCACAATCAACGAGCGAGCTGTTTACGTAGGAGAATGGAAGCATGGCTTCTTCAGCATGACCGCAGTAGGAGCTACGAATGTTGGCTCGATAGAGATATACAATGATCCAGAGTTAAGGACAAATACGAAAGGCAAACGAAACAGGATCAACGAGGTTGACTTACGTGTCGATTTGAAGAAGGGTGAGTTATTCGGACAATTTAATATGGGGAGTACGATTATTTTACTTTTCGAGGCTCCGAAAGACTTTAAATTTGATATGGCTTCGGGTGATAAGGTCCTCGTTGGGCAAGCGTTGTCCGCAGCAGCGAAGGAACAGGCAAGATGA
- the LOC118281211 gene encoding zinc finger protein 62 encodes MSIRNGDNQEKEEIHSDIGEVVDKTIIPDGYQDISPQIAFRGFEKLPRVVVARYDIAPYLQKLKQEESGKKPCLKRKLRGPMSRHRFLDKCSIQLVRQDLFKLKEDLQKSQTSDYKSDSGSESELDPTMLTMKCKICDKRYSSKRKLLKHEVNKHMIICKPQKRVSFSDKVTIHEVKEYHKCRKCPKIFEAYQLLRSHMKLHHKKRKCYICNYCSKNFVDRTFFKVHIRLHCDVCGEFLPNKLKFNDHRRNVCRVLKRHTCKICDEIYFRFMDLKDHSYDHSSISYVCDVCKDQCRSKCALAHHIAFLHSNDRPTCLYAMRNLGNERLYLCNFCEESSVERDALELHVQLLPDLTNKAMTGYKDYYFCDQCFKKFDTESDMLQHKWTHFLITSDNSQERKKVKKDLKMTYKCDEPLPLFLQPKLVLEKIKVGGKVLKDTVAYVDVKKFDINNGNIKKPIVDPKSKKTIISKYQCQTCSKYYSSNHSLNRHIDTQHSNYETLQCNVCEETFVWPSLLRSHKCIRLNHPEMPFQDARPEIHFDNVNEITQNGFDDLNIEESEDYMQSVDFEIPAPIVELTEFASLNPVVEKFAPLQNLGYKLVMQEVPIEF; translated from the exons ATGTCCATAAGAAATGGAGATAATCAAGAAAAAGAGGAGATACACAGTGATATTGGAGAGGTGGTTGATAAAACTATCATTCCTGACGGATATCAAGATATCTCGCCACAAATCGCTTTTCGTGGCTTCGAGAAGTTACCTCGAGTCGTTGTGGCGCGCTACGACATAGCTCCTTACCTACAGAAGCTAAAACAAGAAGAATCTGGCAAGAAACCTTGCCTGAAACGGAAGCTTCGCGGTCCAATGTCAAGACACCGGTTTTTAGACAAATGTTCTATACAATTGGTGAGACAGGACCTCTTTAAGCTTAAGGAGGACCTTCAGAAGAGTCAGACGTCAGACTACAAGTCTGACTCAGGTTCTGAAAGCGAACTAGACCCAACAATGTTGACTATGAAGTGTAAAATTTGTGATAAAAGGTACTCGAGTAAGCGGAAACTCTTAAAACATGAGGTAAATAAGCATATGATCATCTGTAAGCCACAAAAACGAGTCTCCTTCTCTGACAAAGTAACAATTCATGAAGTCAAAGAGTACCACAAGTGTCGGAAGTGTCCGAAGATCTTCGAAGCGTACCAGCTACTGCGGTCGCACATGAAACTTCACCATAAGAAGCGTAAATGCTATATATGCAACTACTGTAGCAAGAACTTCGTTGACCGAACATTCTTTAAAGTCCATATCAGATTGCACTGCGATGTATGCGGTGAATTTTTACCgaataaacttaaatttaatGATCATAGACGCAATGTGTGCAGAGTTTTGAAACGTCACACTTGTAAGATTTGTGACGAGATTTACTTTAGATTTATGGATTTAAAAGATCATAGTTACGATCATTCCTCCATTAGCTACGTATGTGACGTTTGCAAAGATCAGTGTAGAAGTAAATGTGCGCTAGCGCATCATATTGCATTCCTACACTCAAATGACAGACCAACCTGTTTATACGCAATGCGTAACTTGGGTAATGAGAGACTGTACTTATGTAACTTCTGCGAAGAGAGCTCCGTTGAACGAGATGCTTTGGAACTTCATGTACAATTATTACCGGACTTAACGAATAAGGCTATGACCGGATACAAAGATTATTACTTCTGCGACCAATGTTTTAAGAAGTTTGATACCGAATCAGACATGTTACAACACAAATGGACACATTTTCTAATAACCAGTGATAACTCACAAGAACGGAAAAAGGtaaaaaaggatttaaaaaTGACGTACAAGTGCGATGAACCGCTACCACTCTTTCTACAACCGAAACTAGTTTTGGAGAAGATTAAAGTCGGTGGTAAAGTACTTAAGGACACCGTTGCTTACGTTGATGTTAAAAAGTTTGATATTAATAATGGAAATATTAAGAAGCCCATCGTTGATCCGAAGAGCAAGAAGACTATTATTTCCAAGTATCAATGTCAG ACCTGCTCCAAATACTACTCATCAAACCACAGCCTGAACCGTCACATCGACACTCAACACTCCAATTATGAAACACTGCAATGCAATGTCTGCGAAGAAACCTTCGTTTGGCCCTCACTCCTCCGGTCCCACAAATGCATCCGTTTAAACCACCCAGAAATGCCATTCCAGGATGCTAGACCAGAAATCCATTTTGATAATGTGAACGAGATAACCCAGAATGGGTTTGATGATCTGAATATTGAAGAGAGTGAAGATTATATGCAGTCAGTTGACTTTGAAATACCAGCCCCAATAGTGGAGTTGACAGAATTTGCTTCATTGAATCCTGTTGTTGAGAAATTTGCTCCATTGCAGAATCTTGGCTATAAACTTGTCATGCAAGAGGTGCCGATTGAGTTTTaa